ATCACCGATACCTCCTTTAGCTTCTGCTCTTGGAATACTCCAGAAGGAGGCGATGATACCATTACCTTTGGAGAGGGAATCGAAAAAGAGGATGTTACCTTCTTAATGCAATGCGGCAATCTTTCCATTAAGTATGGAGATAAAGAGAGTGTTGTGATATCGGGTCAAAGTAATGATGCTAGTGCGATAGAGCGCTTTGAGCTGAGTGATGGAAGTTATTTAAGTTCCAATGATGTTGAGAGTATCATCCAACAGATGAGTGCCTATGCAAAGGATAACGGTATCTACATCAGCTCTAACAGTAGCATTGAAAACAACCAAGCTTTAATGCAAATCGTAAGCTCCAGCTGGCATAACGCATGATGAAAAAAGCCTTTCTAGGAGTCGCAGTCTTATCTGCGACTCTTGCTTTTGGAGAACAGAGTGTGACCTTTGAGCGTTTACTAGAATCGATGGAGCAAAGCTCCCCCAAGCTTGAACAACAGCGCCTCCAAACCAAAATAGCCCAGCAGAGCCTAAGAACTGCTGAAGCAGCGTATCTGCCCAGCTTAGCGCTTGGCGCAACCTCGGAGTATTCAAAAAAGTTTAATGATACGGTCACTCCTTCGTATGTAGGAAGTGACAGCCTCACCCAAACCACCCAGTACCAAAACTCCTCCACGATCTCCCTAACCTACGATCTCTTTCGCTTTGGTGCCACCAACCTGGGTGTCAAAGCTGCTCATCAGCAGATCAAAGGCTCCAAAGCAGCTGAGTGTGTGAATCTCAAAGAGCAGTTAGATTCGCTCCTAGAAGCCTACACTAAAGTACGCATCGCCACAGCAAAACTAGCCTATTACCAAAAGATGCAACAGCTCTACCAAGAGGCCTACATCATGGCAAAACGACTTAATGTTGCAGGCGAACTTCCGCAAACCGAAGTCATCAACTATGCACAATACATAGCCGATCAACTGGTCATGATCGCTCAAATCCATGAAGAAAAAGAGAATATGCTAGCCCATCTTTCTTATCTCAGTGGTATCAAACTGGATACCTTTTCCACGCTAGAGCCTTTACATGTAAAAGAGTCTTCTTTAACTCAGGTAAGCTTTGAAGAGAGCTCTCGTGCTAAACAAGCCTACGCAGGCATTGAGCAAAAAGAGGCTCAACTGCAAGCGGAAAAAACACGCTATCTGCCTGTCTTTTCTCTTTACGGCAAATACGATCTGTATGGCTCCGATGAAGAGCAGTTCAGGCGCTCCACCCAAGATATCGAGCGCAATGGGTACAGGGTAGGGCTCTCCTTTTCGTGGACACTCTTTGATGGCTTTGCCAGAGAAGCTGCCGTTGAGACACGGCTTTTAGAGCTTCAACAGGCCAAAATGGCACTGGTTGAAGCGAAGCGAACGTATGAAAAAGAGCAATATTTGCTGCAAGCACAAGCCCGTGAGCGCGAACATAGGCTTAACAGTGCGAAACGAAGCGAAGCCTCTTCGCACAATGTCTCAGAAATGATCGAAACCCTGCATGAAAACGGACAAAAAGATAAACTCTCCAGCCTCAAAGCTCAAATCCAATACTACCAAACCGCTATTGCGTCCAATGAAGCCGAAGAGCTTTTAAGCCTGAGTCACACCAAAGAGATTCTCTTTGCCCAAAAGGAGTATGAATGCGTAGCGCATTAGTCGCCCTTGAAGTAGTAGGCCAGCTCAATCGCATCGCCATTGACTCCACTGCTATTGCTAGAAAATATGCCCTAGATGCGAATGAGCCCTCCATCGAAGTATTGGCCAGAATTGCGAAAGAGCAGGGCTTTAAAACCAAACTCAAATCCCTTACCCCTGCTCAAATGGAAAAATACCCCTTGCCATGTATCGCCCGAAAAAAAGAGGCAGGGTATATCGTAATCTTAAAAATTGATCTTGAAAAAGAGCAGATGCTGGTCTTCGAAGCTGGATCCAAAGAGCCATATTTACTCAGTTTCTCAGATTTTACAGCCACTATTCAGCCTAAAGTCATCATCCTTAAACATAAAATTATGACCGATCAGATTAAATTTGGCTTTGCATGGTTTTACAATCAGCTTTTACACTATAAACGTATCGTAGGTGAAGTACTCTTAGCCTCCTTTGTGATGCAACTCTTTGGATTAGTCACACCACTGTTTACGCAAGTAGTGCTTGATAAAGTTCTAGTGCATCACAGCATGAGTACACTCAATGTCATTGCTATCGCCTTTGGAGCGGTGATTATCTTTGAGTTTTTACTGAGCATCGTGCGTAACTACGTTTTTGTGCATACGACCTCAAAGATTGATGCACGACTCGGAGCTAGGTTGTTTCGCCATCTCATCTCACTTCCTTTGGTCTACTTCGAGAAGCGCAAAGTAGGTAATATTATCGCACGTGTGCGAGAGTTAGACCAGATCAGGGAGTTTATTGCTAATAAGTCCGTCACCGTACTGTTAGATATGCTTTTCTCGGTGGTCTTTGTGGTCATGATGATGATCTACAGTGTGCAACTTACCTTCGTCTCTTTAGGCTTTATCTCCATTATTGCCATTCTCTATATCATCGTAACCCCAAATCTTCGCAAACGACTTGAAGCCAAGTTTCAAATGGGAGCACAATCCAATGCCTATTTGGTGGAATCGGTTACCGGCATGCAAACGGTCAAAGCCCTAGCGATTGAAGGCAGTATGCAAAAAAAGTGGGAGGAGTATTTAGGCGCTTACGTCAATGCAGGCTTTAATCTAGCCCATCTTTCCAATATCCTCTCCGGTGTCAGTGGTGCTTTACAAAAGCTGATGACACTGAGTATTCTCTACTTTGGAGTAGGGCTCGTCATTGATAACAAACTAAGCGTAGGACAGTTGATCGCTTTTCAGATGTTTGCAGGTCAGTTTAGCTCTCCTGTGATGCGTTTAGTAGGGCTGTGGAATGAGTTTCAACAAGCACTGCTCTCAGTAGATCGTATTGGAGATATCCTCAACACTCCCACTGAGCAAATGAACGATAAAGCTATTACGCTTCCAAAAGTGCAAGGGGAGGTTAACTTTGACAAAATTGCCTTTCGTTATGCTCTTGATGGCCCGCTTATCTTAAAGCAACTCTCTTTACATGTAAGCCCAGGGCAGAGCATTGGTGTGGTAGGACGCAGTGGTAGTGGAAAGAGTACACTCACCAAACTCTTACAACGCCTTTACTTGCCCCATGAAGGAGCTGTTTACATCGATGGTGTCGATATTAGACATATGAATCCTTCATGGCTTCGCCATAATATTGGGGTTGTGTTACAAGAGAATTACCTCTTTAGTGGAACGATTAAAGAGAACATCGCCTTTGCGGTTCCGGGAGCTTCCATGGAGCGCATTATCACCGTTTCTAAGATTGCAGGAGCGCATGAGTTTATCTCAGAACTTCCGGAAGGGTATGACACTTTCGTAGGGGAGAGGGGTTCATCGCTCTCAGGAGGGCAGAGACAACGCATCGCGATTGCAAGGGCACTTTTAGGAGATCCCAAAGTCTTGATATTTGATGAAGCAACCTCGGCATTGGATTATGAATCAGAGAAAATCATTCAAGATAACCTCAAAGCCATTAAAGAAGGACGTACGATGTTTATCGTGGCACACAGGCTGAGTACGGTCAGAGATTGCGATGAGATTATCGTGATGGATAAAGGTGACATTGTAGAGCGAGGGAGTCATGATGAACTGATGACACTTAAAGGCTACTATCACTTCTTGACCACACAGCAGGAGAGGGCATGAAATGGTTTAAACAGGGCACGCGAAATGATGTCCATGAGTTTCAGCCCTTATTAGTTGAAATTGAAGACAGACCCCTTAATCCATTAGGGCGCAGTATTTTATGGATTATCTTTGGGGTCATTTTATTTGGAATCTTATGGCTTAGCTTTGCCACGATTGATATCGTGGTAAGTGCACGAGGTAAAGTAGTTCCCACAGGAGAGATTAAAGTCCTTCAACCGATTGAAACAGGGGTCATCTCTAAAATCTTGGTGAAAGAGGGCGAACATGTGCAAAAAGATCAAGTGCTGATGCAAATAGACCCGAGTGTCACCCAAACCAGTCTGGCTTCTAAAGATAAAGATCTGGTAGTGCATATCCTGGAATGTGAACGCTTAAGTGCTTTAGTTGACAATCGCAAACCCAAATGGAATGAGTATACGCATCTAGATACGGCACTCTTAAATGAACAAAAAGATCTCTACCTTCACCAACGAGACTCCCTGAGTGCCTCTAAATCCCAATACGCTATGAAAAAGTCCCAAGCCGAAGCGCAATACAGCAGTGCCAAATCAGATGTGCAACGCTTAGAAGGCATCTTTCAAAAAGAGCAGATGCGGCTTAAACGTATGGAAAAGGTGCTCGATATCATTGCACGAAATGACTATGAAGAAGCCCAAAAGAGTGCCAATAATATCCATGAACAGCTCAATATGGCACATCATAAAGAACGTGAGAGTAAGCAACATCTCAAAGAGGTTGAACATGAAGCCAAAGTCTATGTCGAACAGACTCTCTCCACATGGTTTAATCAACTCCTTGATAAGAAAAAAGAGCTAAGAGCCTTAGAATCAGAGATCAACGCTATCGCCTTTCAAAACAGACAACAACAGATCAAAGCACCACTGAGTGGTTACATCGGAAAACTGATGGTCAACACCGAAGGAGGGGTTGTAACACCAGCTGAAAAGCTCATCTCGCTTGTTCCTGATGATGCACCTCTCATTATTAAAGCAACCGTACTCAATCAAGATAGAGGCTTTATCACCAAAGAGATGCCTGCTGCCATTAAAATCGATACCTTTACCTTTCAAAAGTATGGTTTTATAGAAGGAATAGTCGATAGCATTGGTAATGATGCCATTGAAGATGAAAAACAAGGGCTGATTTATGAGATCAAAGTCATTCCCTCAACCACCTCGTTGATGATAGATGGTAAAGAGAAACGATTAGAACCTGGTATGAATGTGACGACTGAGATTAAAGTAGGCAAACGAAAAATCATTGAGTTCTTTATCTATCCAATTATTCAGTATATGGATGAGGGGTTGAGTGTGAGGTAGTACGTACACGCTCCTCTGGCTCACAAAAAGAGTGATATTGGTAGGAGTGTTTTCCCCCACTATACTAAACTTTGGCAACAGAAACAGTTCTTAAACAAACAGAAATGATAGCCAATGAAATTGTAGATTAAAGTACACAGTCATTAAATATTTTGAATAAATATTGTTCGTTTATTAAGTTTATATATTTACGTTAAATAGTATGTATAAAAGGTAAATATTTGAGATATTTTTTAGTATAATTACCAAAAGAGGTAAAAGGCTAAAAATGGCTCAAGCAATCGGATACATTCGTGTCAGTACAGACAAGCAAGATTTCCAAAATCAGCACCATGCCATTCTTGCATATGCCAATCAAAAAGGCTTAGGCAAAGTTTCATTTGTTGAAGTCAAAATGAGCAGCAAAAAGAGTGAAGAAGATCGAAAGATTGATGAGCTTTTAATAACCCTTCAACCGCATGATCATTTGATCGTCTCAGAATTAAGTCGTATTGGACGAAGCGTGGTGAATGTAGTCACTATTGTAAATCAACTCATTGCAAAGAAAGTCAATATCCATATCCTAAAAGAGCATCTTCTGATTGAGCCAGATATGCAAAATCCTTTCACTGACTTTCAAATCAATATCTTCTCCTCCTTTGCCCAACTAGAGAGGGATTTAATTAGCCAACGTACCAAAGAGGCATTACAAGCTAGAAAAGAAAAAGGCATTAAGTTAGGAAAACCTAAAGGCACGATTCAAAATAGTATCTACGATAAAGACCAAGCCAAGATCAAAGAGCTTTATGATTTAGGTGTCACTCTTACCAATATCTCTAAAAAGCATTTGGGATATGGCACCATTAAAAGCTTGAGCGAATATGTCAAAAATAAGCTAAATAGGAAGGGAAACCATGAGTAATGATCAAGTCTTAACTGTTATGTCCGATGAATTTAGAGCCTCTTATGCTTTTTATGAAGGTTATGATGATATGGTGATTCATAAATCATCCAGACAAATTTTCAAAATTAACTTTGTCCATGGCATGGCACAACTTGTTCCTGTATCGAATGAAACTGCTATGAACACAATAGAATCCGATATGCAGCCATTTGTTGCAATGTTGAAAAAACAAGGGTTTTAGATTTTAGAGTAGAACCAAGAAATCGTTAAAATATGATCATACGCTATGTATGAAAAACTCCGCGATGAGCTTTAATAACCATTGGGCTCATTGTCCTTTCAAGCAAAATCAGGACTGTATCTGTTTGTTCAATTAATAGTTGACATTCACTTTCTGTAAAATCACTATCAATAAGTTCTGTAATATCTTGTTTAATTTTTTCCGTAAATGCTGGTTGATTTTTCCAAGAAAATGTTTTGAAATTTTGGATAGTTTCAATAATAAATTGTTTTGCATTTTGAATAGTAGTATTAGGTTGATTTTTGGCAACTGATATTATTTGAAAAACGTAATACAAAAAAAGAAATGGTCGCTGCCTTACATGACTACCTAATGAAAAAGCATCTAGTAATTTGACAAAAGTGCCTTCTTTGATAATGCCTTTTACTCTTTTAAGAAGTGCTTCTATTAGAATTTCACGTAATTTTTGAGCTAATTCATCTTGAGAAAATAATGAAGATAAATCATTTAAAAGATAACCATTTTCAATAGAAATCTGGGGAGTGGCAGATAATAAGTGAGGTTCTTGGCCAAAAAAAAGAAACGTTGGATTCGCATTAAGCGTTTCACAATACTTTTTAATTACTGATGAAGATGGCGCAATGGACTGAGATTCATATTTTGCCAATGTCGCTTGTTGAATTTCTAATTTTTCAAAAGCTTCTTTTTGTGAAATTCCAAGTCTATCTCTAAATTCTTTAAAAAACATATAGCAATTCCTTAAAATTATGTTTTATACAACATAATAAGTTAATTATAACATATTTTAAGATAAATATAAAATTCAAGTTGTATAATATGTCATATAAAACATAATATGACAAAAAATATATGATTATGGAGTTCAATCACTGCAATGATGAAAAAATACTTTTGGTTAAAATTAAAAAATGATTTTTTTGATCGAGAAGAAATTAAACTTATTGAAGCCATGCCAAATGGGAAAGACTACATAATTTTCTATATGAAACTTCTTTTAAAAAGTATAGAAAATAATGGAAAACTCTTTTTTAGAAACACTATACCATATAGTGCAGAGATGCTTGCAAATGTGACAAATACAAATATCGATACTGTCAAAGTATCTGTTGACATATTTTTAAAATTTGAATTGATGGAAAAATGGGATGATGGCACACTATTCATGGTAGAAACTCAAAATATGATAGGCAGTGAATCAAAGTGGGCGAGCTATAAGAGGATAGAGCGGCAGAAAAAAACAGAAATTGGACATTGTCAAAAAATGTCAAAAGAAATTCCAATAGAGCTAGATATAGAATTAGAGAAAAATATAGAATCCTCTCTCTTCTTCTCTCCTACAAATGAAATAGAGAGGATAGATTTTAAATCTTTCAAAAAAAAGTTACTAAATTCTTTTCCTCAGTATGAGTTTAAATTAAAACAGTTAGATGATGCCAATTTCCTTAGTACTCATCAAGGTTTTTGTTTAAAAAATGGTTATATCTATAATCTTCAAACAAAGAGGCTTTGTGATTCAACTGAAAGTTTTAAAATTTGGGAATATTTATATAGCGTTAGAAGTGCTGTTTTTGAACAAGCATTTATCCAAAACAACCAAAGAGCACATCATGAATAATAATTACCAAATAGAAAAAGAATTTTTCCGCCCAAAAGAGGCAGCACAGTTTCTTAGTATTGGTCTATCAACCTTATGGTTGCATGTAAAAAACCAGAAAATTAAAACCTTGAAACCAACGCCGAGAACGACTATAATTACACGTAAAGAGCTATTGTCTTTTCTTTACAGTAATGCTTTATAGTAGTTATTTTAGTAGTCATTACTTGATTTATTATTCAATAGAATTCCTAAATATACGAGTTTTGTTGAATAAGTATTAATCCAGCATTCGCCACTCTTTTTTCTAACAACCTCCCAAAAAGTCTACAAATAGCGATGAAATCGATAAATTAAATTATTTGTTCATTTAAGCCAATCTAATATAATTTAGTATCAACTAAGCCTCGAAGTAGTAACGTAAGTAGTAATTTTTCATAATTTTTACCCATGGTCATAAAACTCCTAAAAGACTTACAAATACGCAATGCCAAGCTATCAGACGAAGTGCAATTTTAGACATGATAGATTTATTCTAACACCTAAAATAGGAGTATATCTCTGAAAATAATTGCCTAATTTTGCCATTCTCACGACATTTAATACGTATAAAATATTCTTTTACTACTCTTCCAAAGATACTTCTATTTAAAATTATATCAATGTTTTATACAGAGTTTTTTGTTTTAATAAAATTAAACTTTTGCAAAAAATATTTTGTAAAAGTTATAAAGTTGTATAAGTAATTTATATCCATATTTTAGGGATATTTGTATAATAATTTAGGAGATTATATATTTGACAATTCGGCAGATATTGCCTATAATTACGTTATAAGAAACGGCAGATATTGCCGAAAAGTAATAAAAGGAGTTTTTTATGACACAGACACAAATGGTAAAGCTTCTTGGTGTCTCTGATAGAACTTTAAGAA
Above is a genomic segment from Sulfurospirillum halorespirans DSM 13726 containing:
- a CDS encoding HlyD family type I secretion periplasmic adaptor subunit, with product MKWFKQGTRNDVHEFQPLLVEIEDRPLNPLGRSILWIIFGVILFGILWLSFATIDIVVSARGKVVPTGEIKVLQPIETGVISKILVKEGEHVQKDQVLMQIDPSVTQTSLASKDKDLVVHILECERLSALVDNRKPKWNEYTHLDTALLNEQKDLYLHQRDSLSASKSQYAMKKSQAEAQYSSAKSDVQRLEGIFQKEQMRLKRMEKVLDIIARNDYEEAQKSANNIHEQLNMAHHKERESKQHLKEVEHEAKVYVEQTLSTWFNQLLDKKKELRALESEINAIAFQNRQQQIKAPLSGYIGKLMVNTEGGVVTPAEKLISLVPDDAPLIIKATVLNQDRGFITKEMPAAIKIDTFTFQKYGFIEGIVDSIGNDAIEDEKQGLIYEIKVIPSTTSLMIDGKEKRLEPGMNVTTEIKVGKRKIIEFFIYPIIQYMDEGLSVR
- a CDS encoding recombinase family protein; this translates as MAQAIGYIRVSTDKQDFQNQHHAILAYANQKGLGKVSFVEVKMSSKKSEEDRKIDELLITLQPHDHLIVSELSRIGRSVVNVVTIVNQLIAKKVNIHILKEHLLIEPDMQNPFTDFQINIFSSFAQLERDLISQRTKEALQARKEKGIKLGKPKGTIQNSIYDKDQAKIKELYDLGVTLTNISKKHLGYGTIKSLSEYVKNKLNRKGNHE
- a CDS encoding peptidase domain-containing ABC transporter, with product MRSALVALEVVGQLNRIAIDSTAIARKYALDANEPSIEVLARIAKEQGFKTKLKSLTPAQMEKYPLPCIARKKEAGYIVILKIDLEKEQMLVFEAGSKEPYLLSFSDFTATIQPKVIILKHKIMTDQIKFGFAWFYNQLLHYKRIVGEVLLASFVMQLFGLVTPLFTQVVLDKVLVHHSMSTLNVIAIAFGAVIIFEFLLSIVRNYVFVHTTSKIDARLGARLFRHLISLPLVYFEKRKVGNIIARVRELDQIREFIANKSVTVLLDMLFSVVFVVMMMIYSVQLTFVSLGFISIIAILYIIVTPNLRKRLEAKFQMGAQSNAYLVESVTGMQTVKALAIEGSMQKKWEEYLGAYVNAGFNLAHLSNILSGVSGALQKLMTLSILYFGVGLVIDNKLSVGQLIAFQMFAGQFSSPVMRLVGLWNEFQQALLSVDRIGDILNTPTEQMNDKAITLPKVQGEVNFDKIAFRYALDGPLILKQLSLHVSPGQSIGVVGRSGSGKSTLTKLLQRLYLPHEGAVYIDGVDIRHMNPSWLRHNIGVVLQENYLFSGTIKENIAFAVPGASMERIITVSKIAGAHEFISELPEGYDTFVGERGSSLSGGQRQRIAIARALLGDPKVLIFDEATSALDYESEKIIQDNLKAIKEGRTMFIVAHRLSTVRDCDEIIVMDKGDIVERGSHDELMTLKGYYHFLTTQQERA
- a CDS encoding helix-turn-helix domain-containing protein, whose amino-acid sequence is MFFKEFRDRLGISQKEAFEKLEIQQATLAKYESQSIAPSSSVIKKYCETLNANPTFLFFGQEPHLLSATPQISIENGYLLNDLSSLFSQDELAQKLREILIEALLKRVKGIIKEGTFVKLLDAFSLGSHVRQRPFLFLYYVFQIISVAKNQPNTTIQNAKQFIIETIQNFKTFSWKNQPAFTEKIKQDITELIDSDFTESECQLLIEQTDTVLILLERTMSPMVIKAHRGVFHT
- a CDS encoding phage replisome organizer N-terminal domain-containing protein; translated protein: MMKKYFWLKLKNDFFDREEIKLIEAMPNGKDYIIFYMKLLLKSIENNGKLFFRNTIPYSAEMLANVTNTNIDTVKVSVDIFLKFELMEKWDDGTLFMVETQNMIGSESKWASYKRIERQKKTEIGHCQKMSKEIPIELDIELEKNIESSLFFSPTNEIERIDFKSFKKKLLNSFPQYEFKLKQLDDANFLSTHQGFCLKNGYIYNLQTKRLCDSTESFKIWEYLYSVRSAVFEQAFIQNNQRAHHE
- a CDS encoding TolC family protein codes for the protein MMKKAFLGVAVLSATLAFGEQSVTFERLLESMEQSSPKLEQQRLQTKIAQQSLRTAEAAYLPSLALGATSEYSKKFNDTVTPSYVGSDSLTQTTQYQNSSTISLTYDLFRFGATNLGVKAAHQQIKGSKAAECVNLKEQLDSLLEAYTKVRIATAKLAYYQKMQQLYQEAYIMAKRLNVAGELPQTEVINYAQYIADQLVMIAQIHEEKENMLAHLSYLSGIKLDTFSTLEPLHVKESSLTQVSFEESSRAKQAYAGIEQKEAQLQAEKTRYLPVFSLYGKYDLYGSDEEQFRRSTQDIERNGYRVGLSFSWTLFDGFAREAAVETRLLELQQAKMALVEAKRTYEKEQYLLQAQAREREHRLNSAKRSEASSHNVSEMIETLHENGQKDKLSSLKAQIQYYQTAIASNEAEELLSLSHTKEILFAQKEYECVAH